From Anopheles darlingi chromosome 2, idAnoDarlMG_H_01, whole genome shotgun sequence, the proteins below share one genomic window:
- the LOC125960054 gene encoding potassium voltage-gated channel protein Shaw-like isoform X3, with translation MNLMDSENRVVLNVGGIRHETYKATLKKIPATRLSRLTEALANYDPILNEYFFDRHPGVFAQVLNYYRTGKLHYPTDVCGPLFEEELEFWGLDSNQVEPCCWMTYTQHRDTQETLAVLERLDLDTEKPTEEELARKFGYEDDYLKGTVSWWQHTKPQIWSLFDEPYSSNAAKIIGVISVFFICVSILSFCLKTHPDMRVPVIRNITVKTANGSAAWVLDKTQTNAHVAFFYIECVCNAWFTFEILVRFISSPNKCEFVTSSVNIIDYIATLSFYVDLVLQRFASHLENADILEFFSIIRIMRLFKLTRHSSGLKILIQTFRASAKELTLLVFFLVLGIVIFASLVYYAERIQANPHNDFNSIPLGLWWALVTMTTVGYGDMAPKTYIGMFVGALCALAGVLTIALPVPVIVSNFAMYYSHTQARAKLPKKRRRVLPVEQLRQPRTAGQGGGMGMPGSGPMARRMNQVKTKDLGPKIEQTKRRISNAMNLVKGNAKLSRD, from the exons ATGAACCTGATGGACTCGGAGAACCGGGTCGTCCTGAACGTCGGTGGCATACGGCACGAGACGTACAAGGCGACACTGAAGAAGATCCCGGCCACGAGGCTCTCGAGACTGACGGAGGCGCTGGCCAACTACGATCCCATCCTGAACGAGTACTTCTTCGACCGGCACCCGGGTGTGTTCGCCCAGGTACTCAACTACTACCG CACCGGCAAACTGCACTATCCGACCGACGTCTGTGGTCCGCTGTTCGAGGAGGAGCTCGAGTTTTGGGGTCTCGACTCCAACCAGGTGGAaccgtgctgctggatgaCGTACACACAG CATCGCGATACGCAGGAAACGCTCGCCGTGCTGGAGCGGCTCGATCTCGACACGGAGAAACCGACCGAGGAGGAGCTGGCCCGGAAGTTCGGTTACGAGGACGATTATCTGAAGGGTACGGTTTCCTGGTGGCAGCACACGAAACCACAAATTTGGTCACTGTTCGACGAACCGTACAGCTCCAACGCTGCCAAg ATTATCGGTGTGATATCAGTGTTCTTCATCTGTGTGTCCATTTTGTCGTTTTGCCTGAAAACACACCCGGATATGCGAGTGCCGGTCATCCGGAATATCACCGTCAAGACGGCCAACGGTAGCGCGGCCTGGGTACTGgacaaaacacaaacgaatGCCCACGTGGCGTTCTTCTacatcgagtgtgtgtgtaatgcaTGGTTTACGTTCGAGATTTTG GTACGCTTCATTTCCTCGCCCAACAAGTGCGAGTTCGTGACATCATCTGTAAATATCATCGACTACATCGCGACGCTTAGCTTCTACGTGGATCTGGTGCTGCAGCGGTTCGCGTCCCATCTCGAGAATGCCGACATCCTGGAGTTTTTCTCCATCATCCGTATTATGCGGCTGTTCAAGCTGACGCGCCACTCGTCCGGTCTGAAGATCCTGATACAGACGTTTCGGGCCTCGGCCAAAGAGTTGACGCTGCTGGTGTTCTTTCTCGTGCTCGGTATCGTCATCTTCGCCAGTCTCGTGTACTACGCCGAGCGGATACAGGCGAATCCGCACAACGACTTCAACAGCATTCCGCTCGGGCTGTGGTGGGCCCTGGTTACGATGACCACGGTGGGGTACGGAGATATGGCACCGAAGACCTACATTGGTATGTTCGTTGGTGCACTGTGTGCGTTGGCCGGTGTATTGACGATCGCCCTGCCCGTACCGGTTATCGTCAGCAACTTTGCGATGTACTACTCGCATACCCAGGCTCGGGCCAAGTTGCCCAAGAAGCGACGGCGAGTTCTGCCCGTGGAGCAGCTTCGACAACCACGTACTGCGG gtcagGGCGGTGGAATGGGCATGCCCGGTTCCGGTCCGATGGCTCGCCGGATGAACCAGGTGAAGACGAAGGATCTGGGGCCAAAGATCG